The sequence CAATGGCAATGATTTGTCGATGATCGAATATGCTGGCTGCGGCATAGCAATGGAAAATAGTATACCAGAGCTAAAAGCCGCTGCCGATATCGTCACAACTTCCAATAATGACGACGGCGTCGCCCACGCGATCCGTACGCAATTTTTGCAACATGCTCATTAACAAAAAAGGGTTGGCGGCGTTTCGCTGCCAACCCTTTTTGTGCCTAGCTTTGGTACCAATACAAGGAGAAGTCAGTCATTGTCGAAGCATACCCTTGTTGCCTTAACATGGTTGTGATGTTGCCTCGATGATATGTGCCATGATTGGCAACATGGAGTAAAATTTCTGCGTAAGCTGTTTCTCTAGCGCCAGACCATGGATTATTGACTTGTATTTTTTGTTCTAAGTCTTTTTGGCGATTCATCCACTCGTCATACTGTGAAGCTAGTTGTTCAAAAGACTGAATAAATTCGTCTATAGAGTATCGATTCGTTTTTTCGACAAGGGCGATCGATTCTTCCAATGCTTCTTGCATATCGTTTCCTTTTAGAACTGCGAGCCACATTACATCTACCACATAAATGTGGCTAAACGTTTGGGCAATTGTCGGATACGAACTACGTACCTCGTCGTATAGGACATTGCTTGGCAATTCTTTCATTTTTTCCAGT is a genomic window of Shouchella clausii containing:
- a CDS encoding DinB family protein; translated protein: MNYAKKMYHYHVWANQVLLEKMKELPSNVLYDEVRSSYPTIAQTFSHIYVVDVMWLAVLKGNDMQEALEESIALVEKTNRYSIDEFIQSFEQLASQYDEWMNRQKDLEQKIQVNNPWSGARETAYAEILLHVANHGTYHRGNITTMLRQQGYASTMTDFSLYWYQS